One window of Dehalobacterium formicoaceticum genomic DNA carries:
- a CDS encoding toxin-antitoxin system HicB family antitoxin: MAQKKSFLLRIDPALYNALEGWAADELRSVNAHMEYLLRTALIKSGRLPKKNLTEAEEKES; encoded by the coding sequence ATGGCTCAGAAAAAAAGTTTTTTATTAAGAATTGATCCTGCTCTTTATAACGCCTTAGAAGGCTGGGCCGCGGATGAGCTGCGCAGCGTGAATGCCCATATGGAATATCTTCTGAGAACCGCCTTAATAAAATCTGGTCGTTTGCCGAAAAAAAATCTTACGGAAGCGGAGGAAAAAGAATCATAA
- the hcp gene encoding hydroxylamine reductase, which translates to MSMFCFQCQETAKNQGCTVRGVCGKPEEVANMQDLLIYVLKGISVYAAEGRKINIIDEEADKFVMESLFSTITNVNFDRAFFLEQIKKALAMRDQVKNAVEKAGVKLEALPDAALWTGTTEADFDQKAKAVGVLATENEDVRSLRELITYGLKGIAAYAKHAYVLGYKDQDLMGFIESALAATLDNSLSADELVALTLDTGKHGVDVMALLDKANTETYGHPEITKVNIGVRNNPGILISGHDLLDMENLLKQTEGTGVDVYTHGEMLPANYYPAFKKYSHFAGNYGGSWWRQDKEFASFNGPILMTTNCIIPPKDSYKDRIYTTSIVGFPGVKHIEDGPDGQAKDFSAIIEHAKKCAPPTEIESGEIVGGFAHNQVLALADKVVDAVKSGAIKKFVVMAGCDGRMKNRSYYADFAAQLPKDTVILTAGCAKYQYNKLNLGDIGGIPRVLDAGQCNDSYSLAVIALKLKEVFGLDDVNELPIAYNIAWYEQKAVIVLLALLYLGVKNIHLGPTLPAFLSPNVASVLVEKFGISGISTVEEDMKKLI; encoded by the coding sequence TTGAGTATGTTTTGTTTTCAATGTCAAGAGACCGCGAAAAACCAGGGTTGTACCGTCAGAGGGGTATGCGGCAAACCGGAAGAAGTTGCTAATATGCAGGATCTCTTAATCTATGTTTTGAAAGGGATTTCCGTTTATGCTGCGGAAGGCCGCAAGATTAATATCATTGACGAAGAAGCAGATAAATTTGTCATGGAAAGTTTATTTTCTACCATTACCAATGTCAATTTTGATCGAGCCTTCTTTTTAGAACAAATAAAGAAAGCTTTGGCGATGAGAGATCAGGTTAAAAATGCTGTAGAAAAGGCTGGAGTGAAATTAGAAGCATTACCTGATGCAGCTCTTTGGACGGGGACAACTGAGGCGGATTTTGACCAGAAAGCGAAAGCTGTAGGTGTTCTTGCTACGGAAAATGAAGATGTCAGATCCTTAAGAGAGCTGATTACTTACGGATTAAAAGGAATTGCAGCCTATGCCAAGCATGCATATGTGCTGGGTTACAAAGACCAGGATTTAATGGGTTTTATAGAAAGTGCTTTAGCGGCGACTTTGGATAATTCCTTGAGTGCTGATGAATTGGTTGCCCTTACTTTAGATACGGGTAAACACGGCGTAGACGTTATGGCTCTCCTGGATAAAGCCAATACGGAAACCTATGGCCATCCTGAGATCACCAAGGTAAATATTGGTGTAAGGAACAACCCCGGGATTCTAATCAGCGGGCATGATTTACTGGATATGGAAAATCTTTTAAAACAAACGGAAGGCACCGGGGTAGATGTTTATACCCATGGAGAAATGCTTCCTGCTAATTACTATCCTGCATTCAAAAAATATAGCCATTTTGCCGGTAACTATGGTGGTTCCTGGTGGAGACAGGATAAGGAATTTGCCTCCTTTAACGGCCCGATTTTGATGACCACCAACTGCATTATTCCCCCTAAGGATTCCTATAAGGATCGGATTTATACCACCAGTATTGTAGGATTCCCGGGCGTCAAGCATATTGAGGACGGTCCTGACGGGCAGGCTAAAGATTTCAGTGCGATTATTGAACATGCCAAGAAATGTGCTCCGCCTACCGAAATTGAATCTGGTGAGATTGTGGGCGGTTTTGCTCATAATCAAGTATTAGCTTTGGCAGATAAAGTTGTTGACGCCGTTAAATCAGGCGCAATTAAAAAATTTGTCGTCATGGCCGGTTGCGACGGAAGAATGAAAAACCGGAGTTATTACGCGGATTTTGCCGCCCAGCTGCCAAAGGATACGGTGATTTTGACTGCCGGTTGTGCAAAATATCAATATAACAAGCTGAACCTAGGCGATATCGGAGGCATTCCCCGGGTATTGGATGCCGGTCAGTGTAACGATTCCTATTCCCTGGCAGTTATCGCCTTGAAGCTGAAGGAAGTCTTTGGTTTGGATGATGTAAATGAACTGCCTATTGCTTATAACATTGCCTGGTATGAGCAAAAGGCTGTGATTGTTCTCCTGGCCCTGCTTTATCTGGGCGTGAAGAACATCCATTTAGGACCTACTCTGCCGGCTTTCTTGTCCCCCAATGTAGCTTCCGTGCTGGTAGAAAAATTCGGCATCTCAGGGATTTCAACTGTCGAAGAAGATATGAAAAAGCTGATTTAA
- a CDS encoding RrF2 family transcriptional regulator: MAGIVHISEMVSLALHSMIYIAKQEKEVVNSKEIAEATGCSEAHLVKVLQRLVRAEFLYSQRGPKGGFGLLKPAHEITLLEIFQEIEGPLEMSECPMNHRKCLFKDCIFGGMPQQLNQFAIEYLRSKKVSDFIREEASSRRVCN, translated from the coding sequence ATGGCAGGTATCGTGCATATTTCCGAGATGGTGTCTTTAGCTCTTCATAGCATGATTTATATTGCGAAGCAAGAAAAAGAAGTTGTTAATTCTAAGGAGATTGCTGAAGCAACAGGGTGTTCGGAGGCACATTTAGTCAAGGTTCTGCAAAGATTGGTGCGCGCCGAATTTTTATATTCCCAACGCGGTCCTAAGGGTGGTTTTGGCTTATTAAAACCTGCCCATGAGATTACCCTATTGGAGATCTTTCAGGAAATTGAGGGACCCCTTGAAATGTCAGAATGTCCTATGAACCACCGGAAATGTCTCTTTAAGGATTGTATATTTGGTGGTATGCCCCAGCAATTAAATCAGTTTGCAATTGAATATTTAAGGAGCAAGAAGGTTAGTGACTTCATACGCGAAGAAGCAAGCAGCAGGCGGGTATGTAATTAA
- a CDS encoding CBS domain-containing protein, producing the protein MNIAFFLTPKSEIAFLSPECTMRQALERMEYHGYTAVPLIDKEGKYAGTITEGDLLWKLKGFLGSNLEATEKVLLKDIPRRIQNKPVQINARVEDLLSLAITQNFVPVVDDVGVFIGIIRRREIIEYFAGCLFPKEEAQV; encoded by the coding sequence ATGAATATCGCTTTTTTCTTGACGCCTAAAAGTGAGATTGCTTTTCTGTCCCCTGAATGCACAATGCGGCAGGCTTTGGAACGCATGGAATATCATGGCTACACCGCTGTACCCCTCATTGACAAAGAAGGGAAATATGCAGGCACAATCACAGAAGGCGATTTGCTGTGGAAATTAAAAGGTTTTCTTGGCAGTAATTTGGAAGCCACAGAAAAAGTCCTTTTAAAAGATATTCCCCGAAGAATTCAAAATAAGCCGGTGCAGATTAACGCAAGAGTGGAGGATCTGTTATCATTAGCTATTACGCAGAATTTTGTCCCAGTAGTAGATGATGTTGGGGTCTTTATTGGGATTATTCGACGTCGGGAGATTATTGAATACTTCGCCGGTTGTTTATTCCCTAAAGAGGAAGCACAAGTGTAA
- the lysA gene encoding diaminopimelate decarboxylase: MMGKNLPFTKEQLEKIIEEFGTPFHLYVEEEIRENARRLKQAFSWAPRFKEHFAVKATPNPHLLKILKEEGFGADCSSLAELILAERAGMEKEDIVLTSNDTPPEEFQKAIELGAIINLDDLSHIEYLERHAGFPELISFRYNPGNLREGGNDIIGKPEDAKYGLTREQIFQAFEIMKNKGADRFGIHTMVISNELDPNYFIGTAHMMFDLALEIYQKLGIKVEYINLGGGIGIPYRSEENAVDLSYVGEGIRRAYEEKIVPNGLDPLTLAMESGRMIMGPYGFLVAKVRHKKDIYKKYVGLDACMADLMRPGIYGAYHHITVMGKENWPLDHIYDVAGSLCENNDKFAVDRALPEIEIGDIIVIHDTGAHGHAMGFNYNGKLRSAELLLKPDGKVELIRRGETLEDYFATLDFSNLS; the protein is encoded by the coding sequence ATGATGGGAAAAAATTTACCATTTACGAAAGAACAGCTGGAAAAAATAATTGAGGAGTTTGGAACTCCTTTTCATCTTTATGTGGAAGAAGAAATCAGAGAAAATGCCCGAAGATTAAAACAAGCATTTTCCTGGGCCCCAAGATTTAAAGAACATTTTGCCGTGAAAGCTACACCGAATCCCCATCTTTTAAAGATTTTGAAGGAGGAGGGCTTCGGCGCGGACTGCAGCTCCCTGGCGGAATTAATCCTGGCGGAAAGAGCAGGAATGGAAAAAGAAGATATTGTGCTTACCTCTAATGATACGCCGCCGGAGGAATTTCAGAAGGCCATCGAATTAGGGGCAATTATTAACTTAGATGATCTGAGCCACATTGAATACTTGGAACGCCATGCCGGATTTCCTGAGTTGATTTCTTTTCGCTATAATCCTGGAAATTTGCGGGAAGGGGGCAATGACATTATTGGTAAACCGGAGGATGCTAAATATGGTCTTACTAGGGAACAAATTTTTCAGGCTTTTGAAATCATGAAAAATAAGGGAGCTGACCGCTTTGGCATTCATACCATGGTCATCTCTAATGAGTTGGATCCTAACTATTTCATCGGGACGGCCCATATGATGTTTGACCTAGCCCTGGAAATTTATCAGAAACTGGGCATCAAAGTAGAGTATATCAACCTGGGAGGCGGTATCGGCATACCTTACCGCTCGGAAGAAAATGCCGTAGACTTGTCTTATGTGGGGGAAGGTATCCGCCGGGCTTATGAAGAAAAAATTGTCCCCAATGGTTTAGATCCCCTCACCCTTGCCATGGAAAGCGGCAGAATGATTATGGGGCCTTATGGATTCTTAGTTGCCAAGGTCAGGCATAAAAAAGACATTTATAAAAAATACGTTGGTTTGGATGCCTGTATGGCTGATTTAATGCGGCCGGGCATCTATGGTGCTTACCATCATATTACCGTGATGGGGAAAGAAAATTGGCCTTTGGATCATATTTATGATGTCGCCGGTTCTCTCTGTGAAAATAATGATAAATTTGCCGTTGATCGAGCGCTGCCGGAAATTGAAATCGGAGATATTATTGTCATCCATGATACGGGGGCACACGGCCATGCCATGGGATTTAATTATAACGGCAAATTACGTTCTGCGGAATTATTGCTTAAACCCGACGGCAAGGTGGAGTTGATTCGCCGCGGGGAGACTTTGGAGGATTATTTTGCCACCCTGGATTTTTCAAATTTATCATAA
- a CDS encoding UPF0182 family protein → MKKFNLLHIFAILILLLAAIKITSGFYVDYLWFDDLGYRQLFTTPIIAKLLIGVLSFIIFFLILFGMGFITYKTYQGANQEHPGFWSRFPSFFKKQHNENGTIDITPPVNKKFVILIIFLASLFLSLMLALQTVQSGWMQLLQFFNATPFGETDPIFNMDISFFVFKMPFYSFVLNSLTSSLTLILLAGVFFFSFSGLIRIKGNIFKRGSLLIPRSIRRFWSILIGVLFILFALQRIIAMFGVVYAQTGYVYGAGYSDVHVTIPLSIALAVVALICGVASFIFFFKNDHRLLTRPILFYLLVGIAGTGVLGLVQYTVNNNEFVREKPYIEREIKYTRMAYGLEDVIDKEYPGTETITWEHIQNNRSTIENVRLNDPRPLKTVLSQNQGLRYYYYFNDIDIDRYLIDDKYRQVFLSTREISQKSLTEEDAGTFVNLTMKFTHGYGLSATLANEIDESGYARLIVKNIPPQSLVQGIDIQEPRIYFGELTTDPQYGYVIGNTAAKEFDYPEGNSNVENVYQGSTGLEMAGINKLFLSAYFNTPRFYIAREINNDSKLLMRRNIVERVSTLMPYLKYDQDPYIVVGEDGKLYWMLDAYSHSNRFPYSAPAGDVNYIRNSVKVVIDAYHGTVDFYAFDPDDPVLKTVSAIFPGVFKDADTMPDFLKTHIRYPEDLFNIQSRILLNFHVTNPSVFYNREDTWDIAKKVDGAETSSTEPYYSVMKLPDEAESEFVLTLPFTPASREDRDRNNMVAWLAARNDGENYGQLVLYHMPKNVEVQGPLMIDSMIDQNTTIAGKLTLWGQGGSEIIRGNLMTVPIDGGFIYVEPIYIKAAQQGTSIPQMQAIVFAVDKKIIMVETNSLDEAIREFFGQKGLPEEPAPGTPEPDQGKPGEPQVVQPKESILKKLEILKQQIIELEEEIKSM, encoded by the coding sequence ATGAAAAAATTCAACCTTTTGCATATTTTTGCGATACTGATCCTGCTGTTAGCAGCCATTAAGATTACTTCCGGATTTTATGTGGACTATCTTTGGTTTGACGATTTGGGTTATCGGCAGTTATTTACAACACCCATTATTGCCAAGCTTTTAATTGGGGTGCTCTCCTTTATCATTTTCTTTTTGATCTTATTTGGTATGGGTTTTATTACCTATAAAACATATCAAGGGGCTAATCAGGAACATCCCGGTTTTTGGAGTCGCTTTCCTTCTTTCTTTAAGAAGCAGCATAATGAGAATGGGACCATTGATATTACACCCCCCGTCAATAAGAAATTTGTCATCCTGATTATTTTTCTCGCCAGTCTGTTTTTAAGCTTGATGCTGGCCTTGCAAACGGTACAGAGCGGTTGGATGCAGCTGCTGCAATTCTTTAATGCTACTCCATTTGGAGAGACTGATCCCATATTTAATATGGATATTTCTTTCTTTGTCTTTAAAATGCCCTTTTATTCCTTTGTGCTGAACTCCCTCACCTCATCCTTGACCCTCATTTTGCTCGCGGGTGTATTTTTCTTTTCCTTTAGCGGCTTAATCAGAATTAAAGGAAACATCTTTAAAAGGGGCAGTCTTCTGATTCCCCGGAGCATTCGCCGTTTCTGGTCGATCCTGATCGGGGTTTTATTTATCCTTTTTGCCTTACAAAGAATCATTGCTATGTTTGGCGTGGTGTACGCCCAAACAGGATATGTCTATGGAGCAGGTTATTCGGATGTTCATGTCACGATTCCCCTCTCTATTGCCCTGGCGGTGGTCGCTTTAATCTGCGGTGTCGCATCCTTTATTTTCTTTTTCAAAAATGACCATCGCCTGCTCACCCGCCCCATCCTCTTTTATTTATTGGTGGGCATCGCAGGTACCGGTGTCCTGGGTCTGGTCCAATATACCGTAAACAATAATGAATTTGTTCGCGAAAAACCTTATATCGAGCGGGAAATAAAATACACCCGCATGGCCTATGGACTTGAGGATGTGATTGACAAAGAATATCCGGGAACGGAGACGATTACCTGGGAACACATCCAAAACAATCGCTCCACCATTGAAAATGTGCGTTTGAATGATCCCAGACCATTAAAAACGGTATTATCCCAAAATCAAGGCTTGCGATACTATTACTATTTTAATGACATTGATATTGACCGCTATTTGATTGATGATAAGTACCGCCAAGTGTTTTTGTCTACCAGGGAAATTTCTCAAAAATCCCTGACCGAGGAAGATGCCGGAACTTTTGTCAATCTGACGATGAAGTTTACCCATGGATATGGACTTAGCGCTACCTTAGCCAATGAAATTGATGAATCCGGCTATGCTCGCCTGATTGTGAAAAACATCCCTCCTCAATCACTGGTACAAGGCATAGACATTCAGGAACCTCGCATTTATTTCGGTGAATTAACCACAGATCCACAGTATGGCTATGTTATCGGTAACACGGCCGCCAAAGAATTTGATTACCCTGAAGGCAACAGCAACGTGGAAAATGTCTATCAAGGCTCTACCGGCCTTGAGATGGCCGGTATAAACAAGCTGTTTCTCAGTGCATATTTCAATACACCACGCTTTTATATTGCCAGAGAAATTAACAATGACAGCAAATTATTGATGCGCAGAAACATTGTGGAACGAGTGAGCACCCTGATGCCTTATTTAAAATACGATCAGGATCCTTATATCGTGGTGGGTGAAGACGGGAAACTCTACTGGATGCTGGATGCTTACTCTCATTCCAACCGCTTTCCCTATTCCGCTCCGGCGGGAGATGTAAATTATATCCGTAACTCGGTGAAGGTTGTAATTGATGCTTATCACGGTACAGTTGATTTTTATGCTTTTGACCCTGATGATCCCGTTTTAAAGACAGTCTCCGCCATATTCCCGGGTGTTTTTAAGGATGCTGACACCATGCCGGATTTCTTAAAAACCCACATTCGCTATCCGGAGGATTTATTTAATATTCAAAGCCGTATCCTTCTTAACTTTCACGTCACTAATCCTTCTGTATTTTATAACCGGGAGGACACCTGGGATATCGCTAAAAAGGTGGATGGAGCGGAAACCAGCAGTACTGAGCCCTATTACTCCGTAATGAAACTGCCGGATGAAGCAGAAAGCGAATTTGTTTTAACCCTGCCCTTCACTCCCGCCAGCCGCGAAGATCGGGACCGCAATAATATGGTGGCTTGGCTGGCTGCCAGAAACGATGGGGAAAATTATGGTCAACTGGTGTTGTATCACATGCCGAAAAACGTAGAAGTACAAGGACCTCTCATGATTGACAGCATGATTGACCAAAATACCACCATTGCCGGAAAATTGACACTTTGGGGCCAAGGAGGATCGGAGATTATCCGCGGCAACCTGATGACAGTGCCCATCGACGGAGGCTTTATCTATGTAGAACCTATTTACATTAAAGCAGCCCAACAAGGCACTTCCATTCCGCAGATGCAAGCCATTGTTTTTGCCGTGGATAAAAAAATCATCATGGTAGAAACCAATTCCCTGGACGAGGCAATTCGGGAATTCTTTGGCCAAAAAGGATTGCCGGAAGAACCGGCGCCGGGCACCCCTGAACCTGATCAAGGTAAGCCTGGGGAGCCGCAAGTGGTTCAGCCTAAGGAATCCATTCTGAAAAAATTAGAAATATTAAAGCAACAAATTATAGAATTAGAAGAAGAAATCAAGTCCATGTAA
- a CDS encoding CAP domain-containing protein encodes MKKGSRLGLLVCLLMVCSMLFSTMAWAAETSFKKSTCPYTVLNQTEDTGKCLNQADNNSWLCQYFNLKGCEIKVAAPKTTPPPKKVPAPKPKPAPANPAPKEEPTSAPNPAPKPTPAPAPAPKEEPASGLTADEQKMVNLVNEERTAAGLPALKVDMQLVKTARMKSQDMIDNNYFAHNSPTYGSPFDLMKSQGITYRTAGENLAGHQTVESAHKGLMNSPGHKANIMSKNYTHIGIGIINGGPYGKMFTQHFIG; translated from the coding sequence ATGAAAAAAGGATCTCGTCTAGGCCTGCTTGTGTGCTTGCTCATGGTATGTTCAATGTTGTTTTCTACCATGGCTTGGGCCGCTGAAACCAGTTTTAAGAAAAGCACATGTCCCTACACTGTTTTGAACCAAACAGAAGATACCGGTAAATGCCTGAATCAGGCGGATAACAACTCCTGGTTATGCCAATATTTTAACCTGAAGGGGTGCGAAATCAAGGTTGCTGCACCAAAGACAACCCCGCCGCCTAAAAAGGTTCCGGCACCAAAACCGAAACCGGCACCTGCTAACCCGGCACCTAAAGAAGAACCGACATCTGCTCCAAACCCGGCACCTAAACCAACACCAGCCCCTGCTCCGGCACCTAAAGAAGAACCGGCTTCCGGTTTAACTGCCGATGAGCAGAAAATGGTAAATCTGGTCAATGAAGAAAGAACTGCTGCAGGACTTCCCGCTTTGAAGGTGGACATGCAGTTGGTAAAAACTGCACGGATGAAGAGTCAGGATATGATTGACAATAATTACTTCGCCCACAATTCTCCCACTTACGGATCTCCTTTTGACTTGATGAAAAGCCAAGGTATTACATATCGCACGGCAGGGGAAAACCTGGCCGGCCACCAAACAGTAGAAAGTGCTCATAAGGGTCTCATGAACAGTCCCGGACATAAAGCTAATATTATGAGCAAAAATTACACCCATATCGGAATTGGTATTATCAACGGAGGACCTTACGGCAAAATGTTTACCCAGCACTTTATTGGATAG
- a CDS encoding ABC transporter ATP-binding protein has product MLELKNIALTVDGEKEKLDILKNVTFTLDENKIYVITGPNGGGKSSIAKIIMGIYLPTAGEIFFEGQDITHLDITQRAKMGIGYAFQNPPRFKGITVRELLNLASGGKTDLNVCDLLMDVGLCAQDYLEREVNASLSGGELKRIEIATILARNLKLAVFDEPEAGIDLWSFQRLAETFGKIHEKYQTTIVIISHQERILKLADEVILIANGEVSEITTKEKVLADIVRRDADCLCSQTCEKGVAIDAQCSR; this is encoded by the coding sequence ATGTTAGAGTTAAAAAACATCGCTCTTACCGTTGATGGGGAAAAGGAAAAACTGGACATCCTGAAAAATGTCACTTTTACCTTGGATGAAAATAAAATTTATGTCATTACCGGTCCCAATGGGGGCGGAAAATCATCTATTGCTAAAATTATTATGGGTATTTATCTACCTACGGCTGGAGAAATATTTTTTGAGGGTCAGGATATCACCCATTTAGATATTACTCAACGTGCGAAAATGGGCATTGGTTATGCGTTTCAAAATCCTCCCCGTTTTAAGGGTATTACGGTAAGGGAATTATTAAATCTGGCCTCGGGGGGAAAAACCGATCTTAATGTTTGCGATCTTTTGATGGATGTGGGACTTTGTGCCCAGGATTATCTGGAGCGGGAAGTTAATGCCAGCCTATCCGGCGGGGAATTGAAAAGAATTGAGATTGCCACAATTTTGGCACGCAACTTGAAGCTTGCTGTTTTTGATGAACCGGAGGCAGGCATTGATTTATGGAGTTTCCAAAGATTGGCAGAAACCTTTGGCAAGATTCATGAGAAATATCAAACCACGATTGTTATTATTTCTCATCAGGAAAGGATTTTAAAATTAGCGGATGAAGTGATTCTGATCGCTAATGGTGAAGTGTCTGAAATAACCACCAAAGAAAAGGTCCTGGCCGATATTGTGCGCAGGGATGCTGACTGTTTATGCAGCCAAACATGTGAAAAGGGAGTGGCAATTGATGCTCAATGCAGTCGATAA
- a CDS encoding SufB/SufD family protein, with translation MLNAVDKVLLKAVADLQDLPTGAFNIRKNGAGVERKTTPNINILTKTDKPGIDIIVKPFTKGESVHIPVILSESGLNDVVYNTFDIGEGSDVVIVAGCGIHNEGHERAQHDGIHDFIVRKGARMKYVEKHYGEGEGTGKKILNPKTIIEVEEGGVAELEMVQIKGVDTTKRDTEVVLHKNARLIVVERLLTNEDQVAESIINVDLQGEDSTAQIVSRSVAQNTSKQVFHLNMRGRNQCRGHIQCDSIIMHQAHVSSIPEITAFHSDAQLIHEAAIGKINSEQLTKLMSMGLTETEAEEKILQGFLK, from the coding sequence ATGCTCAATGCAGTCGATAAGGTTTTGTTAAAAGCAGTGGCGGATCTCCAGGACTTACCAACTGGGGCCTTTAATATCCGCAAAAATGGTGCCGGTGTCGAGCGGAAAACGACACCGAACATCAACATCTTGACCAAAACGGACAAACCGGGGATTGATATCATTGTAAAGCCCTTTACCAAGGGAGAAAGTGTTCATATCCCGGTGATTTTATCGGAGTCAGGCTTGAATGATGTGGTTTATAATACCTTTGATATTGGGGAAGGCTCCGATGTGGTGATCGTTGCCGGTTGCGGAATCCACAATGAAGGACATGAAAGGGCCCAGCATGACGGGATTCATGATTTTATTGTGCGCAAAGGTGCCCGGATGAAATATGTAGAGAAGCACTATGGAGAAGGAGAAGGTACCGGCAAGAAAATTCTCAACCCCAAAACCATTATTGAAGTGGAAGAAGGCGGCGTGGCCGAACTGGAGATGGTGCAGATAAAGGGGGTTGACACGACCAAACGGGACACGGAGGTTGTGCTGCATAAGAATGCCCGTCTCATTGTGGTGGAACGACTCCTTACCAATGAGGACCAGGTGGCCGAATCCATTATTAATGTTGATTTGCAGGGTGAAGATTCGACGGCTCAGATTGTATCCAGATCTGTTGCTCAGAATACCTCCAAGCAGGTCTTCCATCTTAATATGAGAGGCAGGAACCAATGTCGGGGACATATTCAATGTGACTCTATTATTATGCACCAGGCCCATGTCTCATCGATACCGGAGATTACCGCCTTCCATTCTGATGCCCAGCTAATTCACGAAGCAGCCATCGGAAAAATCAATTCTGAGCAATTAACAAAATTGATGTCCATGGGTTTGACGGAAACAGAGGCCGAGGAGAAGATTTTACAAGGATTCTTAAAATGA